The genomic stretch CGAGCAACTCGTGATCGCGCGCCCAGCCCTCCGGCGCCTCCTCGTCGAGCCCAGTGACCGCCGGCTTGAACGCCGCCACCTTCTCACCGCGCGCCGCGAGTCCCGCACAGATCGCGGCCGCGAGGATCGTCTTGCCAACGCCGGTGTCGGTGCCGGCGACGAAAACCCCGCGCACTAAGCGGCTTCGGCCAAGCCGTCGTACACTCCGTGCGCGGGCTCCGCCGCCCGCGGCTCCCGCGGCACCTCGGGCTGCGCGGGCATCACCGCAGCGAGGACCTTGGCGGCCTGCCGCAGCTCCGCGCCGGTGTGCGAGGCCATCACCGCGAGCCGCAGCCGGGACGTGCCCTCGGGCACCGTGGGCGGCCGGATCGCCTGCGCGAACACGCCCTTCTTGAGCGCCTTCTCGCACGCGGCCATGGCCGCGGACGCGCCGCCGACCACGAGCGGGACGATCTGAGTCTCCGAGTGGCCGCAGCGGAGCCCCTCGTCCCGCAGCGCCTCGCGCAAGACGCGGGCGTTGCGCTGCAGCTTGTCCACGCGCTGCGGTGACGAGCGCAGGAGGTCCAGCGCCGCCAGCGCCCCAGCTACCGCGGGCGGCGGCGGGGCGGTGGAGAAGATGAGCGTGCGCGCGACGTTCACGAGGTAGTCCGCCATGTCCGAGTCGCAGCACACGTACGCGCCGTACGAGCCGAGCGATTTGCCGAGCGTGCCGACGATCACATCCACCTCGTCCTCGAGCCCCGCGGCCGCCACCGCCCCGCGTCCCCCGGGGCCCAGCGTGCCTGTGCCGTGCGCCTCGTCCACCATCACGCGCGCGTC from Thermoleophilaceae bacterium encodes the following:
- the bioF gene encoding 8-amino-7-oxononanoate synthase yields the protein MTDIDERLDDLRERGLYRRMRLVSGPQGPRVLLDGKPVLLLCSNNYLGLADHPRVREAAAEAAMRYGVGAGASRLVSGNMTVHRRLESELADFKGSQACLLFGSGYLANAGIVSTLAREGDVVLSDSLNHASIVDGCRLAKARTFVYDHCDIEHLEYGLREAAGRAALIVTDSVFSMDGDVAPLPEIVQLARRYDARVMVDEAHGTGTLGPGGRGAVAAAGLEDEVDVIVGTLGKSLGSYGAYVCCDSDMADYLVNVARTLIFSTAPPPPAVAGALAALDLLRSSPQRVDKLQRNARVLREALRDEGLRCGHSETQIVPLVVGGASAAMAACEKALKKGVFAQAIRPPTVPEGTSRLRLAVMASHTGAELRQAAKVLAAVMPAQPEVPREPRAAEPAHGVYDGLAEAA